The Pedobacter mucosus genome window below encodes:
- a CDS encoding acyl-CoA reductase: protein MPALTQEQVIIALKKLSKLLANPSDILEKHLNTVENSNAWFTLENIKKSILSFSEMLDSNDIDVWFQSINFSSSPKKVGLILAGNIPLVGLHDILCVLATGNIALIKLSSADDKLVKIVLNELIKLEPALQKNIEYVERLKDFDAVIATGSNNSSRYFDYYFSKVPNIIRKNRNSVAVLDGKETFEDIQHLGADVFDYFGLGCRNVSKIYFPKGYDIANFYEGVESFQPIINHFKYNNNYDYNKSIYLVNAAKHFDNGFLLLKEDESLTSPLAVLFYEEYDNIEDVQTKLQDKAENIQCIITKAPLDLQTFDFGQSQHPKLWDYADNVNTIQFLNNLNLQE, encoded by the coding sequence ATGCCAGCTTTAACACAAGAACAAGTAATTATTGCTTTAAAAAAACTTAGCAAACTACTTGCCAATCCTTCTGACATATTAGAAAAACATTTAAATACAGTTGAAAATAGTAACGCCTGGTTTACTTTAGAAAACATAAAAAAGTCTATTCTTTCTTTTTCTGAAATGCTAGATTCTAACGATATTGATGTTTGGTTTCAATCAATTAATTTTAGTTCATCGCCAAAGAAAGTTGGGTTAATACTTGCCGGAAATATCCCTCTGGTTGGTTTACATGATATTTTGTGTGTTTTAGCCACAGGAAATATTGCTTTAATTAAATTATCTTCTGCAGATGATAAGCTCGTAAAAATTGTATTAAATGAACTTATAAAGCTTGAACCGGCTTTGCAGAAGAACATTGAATATGTAGAACGATTAAAGGATTTTGATGCTGTTATTGCAACCGGAAGTAATAATTCTTCTCGGTATTTTGATTACTATTTTAGTAAGGTTCCGAACATTATCAGAAAAAACAGAAACAGTGTAGCAGTTTTGGACGGAAAAGAAACTTTTGAAGATATTCAACATTTAGGTGCTGATGTTTTTGATTATTTTGGTTTGGGTTGTAGAAATGTATCCAAAATATATTTCCCAAAAGGGTATGATATTGCAAATTTTTATGAAGGTGTAGAGAGTTTTCAACCTATAATTAATCATTTTAAGTATAACAATAATTACGACTACAATAAATCTATCTATTTAGTAAATGCGGCTAAACATTTCGATAATGGCTTTTTATTATTGAAAGAAGATGAAAGTTTAACCTCGCCACTGGCCGTTTTATTTTATGAGGAATATGATAATATTGAAGATGTTCAAACTAAACTTCAAGATAAAGCAGAAAATATTCAATGTATAATTACTAAGGCGCCACTAGATCTGCAAACTTTTGATTTCGGTCAAAGTCAGCACCCAAAACTTTGGGATTATGCAGATAATGTAAACACAATACAATTTTTGAACAACTTAAATTTGCAGGAATAA
- a CDS encoding WD40 repeat domain-containing protein, producing the protein MLKHLKTLPGHQNPVYALANSDDEGIFYSAGNDKGVVEWSLNDMAFVKIKTPVQSSVYALLNYNNQLFIGERSGAFSVFDFAEQKVITRINAHTKPIFNIQVVKGKNELLTTGEDGSVAVWSLKDFTEIYRFQVAYDTVRAIAISPDETEVVFGCKDHLIKIYNLADYSLKQTLESHSLPVTSLAYHPSGKYLLSGSRDAQLNIWDLPNYAVRETIAAHMFTIYDIAFHPTLPYFATCSQDKSIKLWDAENFKLYKILSIEKGGIGHSHSINKILWSNDGKYLISTGDDRQVMVWEMED; encoded by the coding sequence ATGCTAAAGCACTTAAAAACTCTTCCTGGCCACCAAAATCCAGTATATGCTTTGGCAAATTCGGATGATGAGGGTATTTTTTACAGTGCAGGAAACGATAAAGGAGTTGTAGAATGGTCGCTTAATGATATGGCTTTTGTTAAAATAAAAACGCCAGTTCAAAGTTCTGTATATGCATTATTAAATTACAACAATCAACTTTTCATTGGCGAACGTAGTGGAGCTTTTAGTGTATTCGATTTTGCTGAACAAAAAGTAATAACCAGAATAAATGCACATACCAAACCGATCTTTAATATTCAAGTTGTAAAAGGAAAAAATGAACTTTTAACAACAGGCGAAGATGGTTCTGTAGCAGTTTGGTCCTTAAAAGATTTCACCGAAATTTACCGTTTCCAAGTAGCTTACGATACAGTTCGTGCAATCGCAATTTCTCCTGATGAAACTGAAGTCGTTTTTGGTTGTAAAGATCACTTAATTAAAATTTACAATCTAGCAGATTATAGTTTAAAACAAACCCTGGAAAGCCATTCACTTCCAGTGACTTCATTGGCTTATCATCCTTCAGGAAAATATTTATTATCAGGAAGTAGAGATGCTCAGTTAAATATTTGGGATTTGCCAAATTATGCAGTGAGAGAAACGATAGCAGCGCATATGTTTACTATTTATGATATTGCTTTCCACCCTACTCTACCTTATTTTGCAACCTGCAGTCAGGATAAAAGCATTAAATTATGGGATGCAGAAAACTTTAAGCTGTATAAAATTTTAAGTATAGAAAAAGGTGGTATAGGTCACTCGCATTCTATCAATAAAATTTTATGGAGTAATGATGGGAAATATTTAATTTCTACAGGTGATGATAGACAGGTAATGGTTTGGGAAATGGAAGATTAA
- a CDS encoding cell division ATP-binding protein FtsE, protein MAGNAVIHLSNVDVFQQKHLVLSNVNLHIEKDEFVFLIGQTGSGKSSLLKILYGDLHIGNGEGNIAGFDLKNLKESQVPFLRRKLGVVFQDFQLLTDRTIEKNLEFVLKATGWKDPKLINERIKDVLDKVGLRSKIKKMPHEISGGEQQRIVIARALLNDPEIILADEPTGNLDPETSEGIVTLLRQISQAGTAVLMATHDYQIIRAFPSRIIKCESGIVHEDAQIA, encoded by the coding sequence ATGGCAGGAAACGCAGTAATTCATTTAAGCAATGTTGATGTTTTTCAACAGAAGCACTTAGTACTCTCCAACGTAAATTTACATATCGAAAAAGATGAATTTGTTTTTTTAATCGGTCAAACAGGTTCGGGTAAAAGTAGTTTGCTAAAAATTTTATATGGCGATTTACACATAGGAAATGGTGAAGGGAACATTGCTGGCTTTGATCTTAAAAATTTGAAAGAGAGTCAAGTTCCATTTCTACGTCGCAAATTAGGTGTTGTTTTTCAAGATTTCCAATTGCTTACAGATAGAACAATTGAAAAAAACCTGGAGTTTGTATTAAAGGCAACAGGCTGGAAAGATCCAAAACTAATTAATGAGCGCATTAAAGATGTGCTAGATAAAGTTGGTCTACGTTCCAAAATAAAGAAAATGCCTCACGAAATTTCTGGCGGTGAACAACAACGTATTGTAATTGCTAGAGCTTTGTTGAACGACCCAGAAATTATTTTAGCCGATGAGCCTACAGGAAACCTTGATCCGGAGACTTCAGAAGGTATTGTTACACTTTTAAGGCAAATAAGCCAAGCAGGTACAGCAGTTTTAATGGCCACTCATGATTATCAAATCATTCGTGCTTTCCCATCACGCATTATTAAATGCGAAAGTGGAATTGTACATGAAGATGCACAAATAGCTTAG
- a CDS encoding 4Fe-4S dicluster domain-containing protein, producing MAIKITDECINCGACEPECPNNAIYDAGTAWRFSDGTNLNGIIDFGNQQIEADATQEAVSDEVYYIVSDKCTECKGFHDEPQCAAVCPVDCCVDDEDVRETEDELLTKKAWLHQEN from the coding sequence ATGGCGATTAAAATAACAGATGAGTGTATAAATTGTGGGGCTTGCGAACCAGAATGTCCTAATAACGCAATTTACGATGCCGGTACTGCATGGCGTTTTTCTGATGGTACAAACTTAAATGGTATCATCGATTTTGGTAATCAACAAATAGAAGCTGATGCTACTCAGGAAGCGGTTTCTGACGAGGTTTATTACATCGTTTCAGATAAATGTACCGAATGTAAAGGTTTTCATGATGAGCCACAATGTGCTGCGGTTTGCCCAGTAGATTGTTGTGTAGATGATGAAGATGTTCGCGAAACTGAAGATGAATTACTAACTAAGAAAGCTTGGTTACATCAAGAAAATTAA
- the dnaJ gene encoding molecular chaperone DnaJ: protein MSKRDYYDVLGVSKSTPADEIKKAYRKMAIKYHPDKNPGDKASEDKFKEAAEAYEVLSNQEKKQRYDQYGHAGVGSSASGGYGGGGGGSMNMDDIFSNFGDVFGGHNPFESFFGGAGGGGQQRGGRRVAKGSNLRIKVKLTLEEIAHGAEKKIKVNKLVVCKTCDGSGAKDKSSVSTCGTCGGAGQVRRVTNTILGQMQTASTCPTCNGSGEQITSKCTVCHGDGVVRGEETITINIPAGVSDGMQLSMSGKGNAAPNGGVPGDLIILIEETPHETLKREGNNIVYDLHLSFVDAALGLSIEVPTIDGKAKIKIEPGTQSGKLLRLKGKGLPEVNSYHRGDEIIHINIWTPKALSSEERDTLEKLRESPNFKPQPGKNDKSFFERMKEYFE from the coding sequence ATGAGCAAAAGAGATTATTACGATGTACTTGGTGTAAGTAAAAGCACTCCAGCCGATGAGATTAAAAAAGCATATCGTAAGATGGCTATTAAATATCATCCAGATAAAAACCCTGGAGACAAGGCGTCAGAAGATAAATTTAAAGAGGCGGCTGAGGCTTACGAAGTACTAAGTAATCAGGAGAAAAAACAACGTTATGATCAATATGGTCATGCCGGAGTTGGCAGCAGTGCATCTGGTGGTTATGGTGGAGGCGGCGGCGGAAGCATGAACATGGATGATATCTTCAGTAATTTTGGAGATGTTTTTGGTGGTCATAACCCATTTGAAAGCTTTTTCGGCGGTGCCGGCGGTGGTGGACAGCAACGTGGTGGCCGTCGTGTAGCCAAAGGATCTAACTTGCGTATTAAAGTTAAGTTAACCCTTGAAGAAATTGCTCATGGAGCAGAGAAAAAAATTAAAGTAAATAAACTTGTTGTTTGTAAAACCTGCGATGGTTCTGGAGCAAAAGATAAATCTTCTGTAAGTACATGTGGTACCTGTGGTGGCGCCGGACAAGTTCGTAGAGTAACCAATACCATTTTGGGGCAAATGCAAACTGCATCTACCTGCCCTACTTGTAATGGTAGCGGAGAACAAATTACTTCAAAATGTACTGTTTGCCATGGCGATGGTGTTGTTCGCGGTGAAGAAACCATCACAATTAATATTCCAGCTGGCGTTAGCGATGGCATGCAATTAAGCATGAGTGGAAAAGGTAATGCTGCACCAAATGGCGGTGTACCTGGAGATTTAATTATTTTAATTGAAGAAACGCCTCACGAAACCTTAAAAAGAGAAGGCAATAACATTGTTTACGATTTACATTTAAGTTTTGTAGATGCGGCTTTAGGTTTAAGCATTGAAGTACCAACGATTGATGGTAAAGCAAAAATTAAAATCGAGCCAGGTACGCAAAGTGGAAAATTGTTACGATTAAAAGGTAAAGGTTTACCAGAAGTAAATTCTTATCATAGAGGTGATGAAATTATTCATATTAATATTTGGACACCGAAAGCTTTAAGCAGCGAAGAACGCGATACATTAGAAAAGTTGCGTGAATCGCCAAACTTTAAGCCACAACCTGGTAAAAATGATAAAAGTTTCTTCGAAAGAATGAAAGAGTATTTTGAATAA
- a CDS encoding C40 family peptidase, with the protein MFLKINNLISNMLVSECNLLVLHFLHEQNLMENQYFICRIAVAPLRAEPSDKAEIVSQLLFGEHVEIIKKEDRWWLIQNGYDGYQGWLDFRQLAPISSEQFEEMDNVSLLAPLSFNNLLTAADGSFYHLCPASNLPYFKDGFCFAGEEKFKVDFLPHNNSDLDFASNIESTAKFFQNIPYLWGGRNLFGLDCSGFVQTVFKMLGIKLNRDASQQVEQGSLVGFLAESKLGDVAFFDNDEGKITHVGIMLSPNEIIHSSGKVKIDPIDDQGIFNKELGKYSHKLRVIKRFA; encoded by the coding sequence TTGTTTCTTAAAATTAACAATTTAATAAGCAATATGTTAGTGAGTGAATGTAATTTGTTAGTTTTACATTTCTTGCACGAACAAAATTTAATGGAAAATCAATACTTCATTTGTAGAATCGCAGTGGCACCTTTAAGAGCAGAGCCTTCTGATAAGGCAGAAATTGTGTCACAATTATTATTTGGTGAGCATGTCGAAATTATCAAAAAAGAAGATCGTTGGTGGTTAATCCAAAATGGATATGATGGCTATCAGGGGTGGTTGGATTTTAGACAGTTAGCTCCAATTTCTTCCGAACAATTTGAGGAAATGGATAATGTTAGCTTGCTTGCTCCTTTAAGTTTCAACAATTTGCTTACCGCTGCTGATGGAAGTTTTTATCATTTATGCCCAGCGAGTAATTTGCCTTATTTCAAAGATGGATTTTGTTTTGCAGGGGAAGAGAAATTCAAAGTTGACTTTTTACCGCATAATAATTCAGATCTCGATTTTGCCTCCAATATAGAGTCAACAGCTAAATTTTTTCAAAATATACCTTATTTGTGGGGAGGAAGAAATTTATTTGGCTTAGACTGTTCCGGTTTTGTGCAAACTGTATTTAAAATGTTAGGTATAAAATTAAATAGAGATGCTTCGCAGCAGGTGGAACAAGGAAGCTTGGTTGGTTTTTTAGCGGAAAGCAAGTTAGGAGATGTTGCTTTTTTCGATAATGATGAAGGTAAAATTACGCATGTCGGAATTATGTTAAGTCCGAATGAAATTATCCATTCTTCAGGAAAAGTAAAAATTGATCCTATCGATGATCAGGGAATTTTTAATAAAGAGTTAGGGAAATATAGCCATAAATTAAGGGTTATAAAACGTTTTGCTTAG
- a CDS encoding nucleotidyltransferase, giving the protein MFEQDFIDFIEFLNKYNVDYMVIGAHALAFHGRPRHTGDLDIWINPSVENAEKMLHVIEDFGFASLGLTKEDFLNDNYVTQLGYPPLRIDILNAISGVEFVEAFNNRINADIDGLLINFINIDDFIANKQASGRKKDLGDIEALKRKKN; this is encoded by the coding sequence ATGTTTGAACAGGATTTTATTGACTTTATAGAATTCTTAAATAAGTATAACGTCGACTACATGGTAATTGGAGCCCATGCTTTAGCCTTCCACGGCAGACCTCGTCATACCGGAGATTTAGATATTTGGATTAATCCATCGGTTGAAAATGCTGAAAAAATGCTTCATGTTATTGAAGATTTTGGATTTGCATCATTGGGTTTAACGAAAGAAGATTTTTTAAATGATAATTATGTTACTCAATTAGGCTATCCTCCTTTAAGAATTGATATTCTAAATGCAATATCAGGAGTAGAATTTGTAGAAGCTTTTAATAATAGAATTAATGCTGACATAGATGGTTTGCTCATTAATTTTATAAATATCGATGATTTTATAGCTAATAAGCAAGCTTCTGGCAGAAAAAAAGATTTGGGTGATATTGAGGCATTGAAAAGGAAAAAAAATTAA
- a CDS encoding universal stress protein has translation MNFKKILIAVDNSTCSEKAAKAGYEIAEKFGAEVALVNIIEPMPANVNPDLTLAPVFLETYDNSEENSHILLKEMEKKFSNGISTTYLSIVDTAAHGIIQQSDEWGSDLIVIGTYGRSGLYHFLMGSVAEHVARKSACPVLIIPNKSEL, from the coding sequence ATGAATTTTAAGAAAATATTAATTGCTGTAGATAACAGTACCTGTTCGGAAAAAGCCGCTAAAGCTGGTTATGAAATAGCTGAAAAATTTGGTGCCGAAGTTGCACTGGTCAATATTATCGAACCGATGCCTGCAAACGTGAATCCAGATTTAACCTTGGCGCCGGTATTTTTAGAAACCTATGATAATAGCGAAGAAAATAGCCACATCTTGCTGAAAGAAATGGAAAAGAAATTTAGCAACGGGATTTCTACCACCTATTTAAGTATTGTAGACACTGCTGCTCACGGAATAATTCAACAATCTGATGAATGGGGCTCGGACTTAATTGTTATTGGAACTTATGGAAGAAGTGGTTTATATCATTTTTTAATGGGAAGTGTTGCCGAGCATGTTGCCAGGAAATCTGCTTGTCCGGTATTAATTATCCCTAATAAATCGGAATTGTAA
- a CDS encoding T9SS type B sorting domain-containing protein, which translates to MLSKVVIIILLFFVPSSLLAQDMCNGTLGNPIYNNDFGSGSSKYGPALNNGTGDYSYVTHGPFDGEYTIANGTFDMFNYVGGWHQIPDHGPGDDGYMLIVSAAPNPSDFFKENITGLCPNTQYEIASWIVRLPNYVTLNPNITISIETTAGVLLAPEINTGDINNSILPLWNRFQGMFSTGNETEVVLRMRSNNPGGDGNDFGLDDITIRPCIPIITPSINHQSSAINTCEGTTETFNLSVEVSDGYSNPKYQWQRNSGSGWADITGESTTSLIVKPGNAAKGTYLYRLLAAEGDNINSEKCRITSDSLTVNIYENPVADAGADQTILAEKSTILNGKVTGDSVRYYWTPTDYLDDATKLNPRANPPTDIIYTLHAESNFGCTSSSDEVLIKVNPNIVIPKAFTPNGDAINDTWNIPTAESFLNTIVRITNRYGQLVYQSTGKYKPWDGKFNGTDLPSAAYYYTINFNNGSEIYSGWIMLIR; encoded by the coding sequence ATGCTATCCAAAGTTGTAATTATTATACTCTTGTTCTTTGTACCAAGTAGTTTGCTTGCTCAGGATATGTGTAATGGAACACTTGGTAATCCGATATATAATAATGATTTTGGTTCAGGTTCATCCAAATATGGTCCAGCTTTGAATAATGGCACCGGAGATTATAGTTATGTTACACACGGTCCATTTGATGGGGAATATACAATCGCCAATGGAACATTTGACATGTTTAATTACGTTGGCGGCTGGCATCAAATTCCTGATCATGGTCCAGGCGATGATGGTTACATGCTAATTGTAAGTGCTGCTCCTAATCCAAGTGATTTTTTTAAAGAAAACATCACTGGCTTATGTCCTAATACACAATATGAAATTGCTTCCTGGATTGTCCGACTTCCAAATTACGTTACCTTAAATCCAAATATCACCATTAGTATAGAAACAACTGCTGGTGTATTGCTTGCGCCTGAAATTAATACAGGCGACATTAATAACTCTATTTTACCATTATGGAATCGCTTTCAAGGTATGTTTTCAACAGGAAACGAAACCGAAGTTGTTTTGCGTATGCGAAGTAATAATCCTGGCGGAGATGGTAATGATTTTGGGCTTGATGATATCACGATTAGGCCATGCATACCGATAATTACACCGTCCATAAACCACCAATCTTCCGCTATAAATACTTGCGAAGGAACAACAGAAACTTTTAATTTAAGTGTTGAGGTATCCGATGGATATTCCAATCCAAAATATCAATGGCAACGCAATAGTGGAAGTGGTTGGGCAGATATTACTGGAGAATCAACTACTTCTTTAATAGTAAAACCGGGCAACGCTGCCAAAGGGACATACCTATATCGATTACTTGCAGCCGAAGGCGATAATATAAATTCGGAAAAATGTAGAATAACATCAGATTCGCTGACAGTTAATATATATGAAAATCCGGTTGCGGATGCAGGTGCTGATCAAACCATTTTAGCCGAAAAATCAACTATATTAAATGGAAAAGTGACAGGTGATAGTGTAAGGTATTATTGGACTCCAACGGATTATCTCGATGACGCAACAAAACTAAACCCTCGTGCAAACCCACCCACTGATATTATTTACACCCTACACGCAGAATCTAATTTTGGATGCACAAGTAGCAGTGATGAGGTACTAATCAAGGTTAATCCAAATATTGTGATTCCAAAAGCGTTTACACCAAATGGAGATGCGATTAATGATACTTGGAATATTCCAACGGCAGAGTCTTTCCTCAACACAATTGTAAGAATCACAAATCGATATGGCCAACTTGTGTACCAGTCAACAGGTAAATATAAACCTTGGGATGGAAAATTTAACGGAACAGATTTGCCTTCAGCTGCATACTATTATACTATAAATTTCAATAACGGATCAGAAATTTATTCAGGTTGGATAATGTTAATTAGGTAA
- a CDS encoding nucleotide exchange factor GrpE, with amino-acid sequence MFNKKKNNEQEENIINPENTSENVTENVEVTDASTLEIEQAPELSVEEKLQEEVKQLNDKYLRLYAEFDNYKRRTQKERVELLQTAGKDVIVSLLPVLDDFDRALKAMETAADVAPVKEGILLVSTKLKNTLAQKGLKDVESINLPFDTDFHEAITNIPAPNEKLKGKVLDEVEKGYTLNDNVIRFAKVVVGA; translated from the coding sequence ATGTTTAATAAAAAGAAAAATAACGAACAAGAAGAAAATATAATCAATCCTGAAAATACATCAGAAAACGTTACCGAAAATGTAGAAGTTACAGATGCATCTACATTAGAAATAGAACAAGCTCCAGAATTATCTGTAGAAGAAAAATTGCAAGAGGAAGTTAAACAGCTAAATGACAAATACTTGCGTTTATATGCGGAATTTGATAATTATAAGCGTCGTACTCAAAAAGAACGTGTTGAATTGCTACAAACAGCTGGTAAAGACGTAATTGTTTCTCTTTTACCTGTGTTGGATGATTTCGATCGTGCCTTAAAAGCGATGGAAACTGCCGCTGATGTAGCTCCTGTTAAGGAAGGTATTCTTTTGGTTAGCACTAAACTAAAAAATACTTTAGCTCAAAAAGGTTTAAAAGATGTTGAAAGCATTAATCTTCCTTTTGACACAGATTTTCATGAAGCAATTACCAATATTCCTGCACCCAACGAAAAGTTAAAAGGAAAAGTTCTTGATGAAGTTGAAAAGGGTTATACCTTAAATGATAATGTTATTCGCTTTGCTAAAGTTGTAGTTGGAGCCTAA
- a CDS encoding serine hydrolase domain-containing protein, whose translation MKKINRSLLLVFFLISNAAFTQTTALKKTLSNQQLIQIDNLFKQYLDSGWIKGITANIAVDGKTVYNKAFGNNVARPFKTDDILRIASQTKAVTCVAVMILVDEGKLQLKDPVSKYIPSFKNPKVLVKFNKSDTTYTTKPANREITILDLLTHTSGLGYAQIGTPEMQAIYAKSNIEAGFVINKKRLKTDINKLGSLPLANQPGAKFDYSLAMDVLGRIVEVASKVDLDTFFKNRIFKPLGMNDTYFALPKEKQNRLASVYTEDANTHKVKPWIDGTFPGATVNYPINGNGYFAGGAGLVSTSKDYGTFLQMLLNNGTYNGKRILTEKSVGLMTTNQLKFPFGDNQFGLGFEITTEKGSKRLGQSAGSYAWGGFFGSTYWVDPKKKIVAQLYIQQWPFSHGELNDKFKSIIYKAN comes from the coding sequence ATGAAAAAAATTAACCGCTCGCTTTTGCTGGTCTTTTTTTTAATAAGTAATGCAGCCTTCACACAAACAACAGCGCTTAAAAAAACCTTATCAAACCAGCAACTCATTCAAATCGACAACTTATTTAAGCAATACCTTGATAGTGGCTGGATAAAAGGAATTACAGCCAATATTGCTGTAGACGGCAAAACAGTTTATAATAAAGCATTTGGAAATAATGTTGCGAGGCCCTTTAAAACAGATGATATTTTAAGAATTGCTTCGCAAACAAAAGCTGTTACCTGCGTAGCGGTTATGATTTTGGTTGATGAAGGTAAATTGCAACTTAAAGATCCAGTATCAAAATATATTCCCTCGTTTAAAAATCCAAAAGTGCTTGTTAAATTTAATAAAAGCGACACAACTTATACTACTAAACCAGCTAATCGAGAAATTACAATACTCGATTTACTTACCCATACCTCCGGACTTGGATATGCCCAAATCGGTACGCCAGAAATGCAGGCTATTTATGCTAAATCTAATATTGAAGCTGGATTTGTAATTAATAAAAAGCGCTTAAAAACAGATATAAATAAATTGGGAAGTCTGCCGCTTGCAAATCAGCCAGGTGCAAAATTTGACTACAGTTTGGCAATGGATGTTTTAGGAAGAATAGTTGAAGTTGCATCTAAAGTAGATTTGGACACCTTCTTTAAAAATAGAATTTTCAAACCTTTAGGCATGAATGATACCTATTTTGCTTTGCCGAAAGAAAAACAAAATCGATTAGCCTCAGTTTACACCGAGGATGCAAATACACATAAAGTAAAGCCATGGATAGATGGTACTTTTCCGGGTGCAACGGTTAATTATCCCATAAATGGAAATGGATATTTCGCCGGAGGAGCGGGTTTAGTTTCCACCTCAAAAGATTATGGAACATTTTTGCAAATGTTGCTTAATAATGGAACGTACAATGGAAAACGTATACTCACTGAAAAAAGCGTGGGCTTAATGACTACTAATCAACTTAAATTTCCGTTTGGAGATAATCAGTTTGGATTGGGCTTTGAAATTACCACCGAAAAAGGAAGTAAAAGACTTGGGCAAAGTGCAGGCTCTTATGCTTGGGGAGGTTTTTTTGGTTCAACTTACTGGGTTGACCCCAAAAAGAAAATTGTAGCTCAACTTTATATTCAGCAATGGCCGTTTTCTCACGGTGAATTAAACGATAAATTTAAATCGATAATTTATAAAGCAAATTAA
- a CDS encoding fructose-6-phosphate aldolase: MYIVKVKGIAKIPDYVQLRDDKFTLLAYFRVDRPDKSLEKLGLGDKQAYIMEMVKDLPFGQIAKLEI, translated from the coding sequence ATGTATATCGTTAAAGTTAAAGGCATAGCCAAAATTCCTGATTACGTACAATTAAGAGATGATAAGTTTACGCTTTTAGCTTATTTTAGGGTCGATAGGCCAGATAAATCTCTTGAAAAACTGGGTCTGGGCGATAAGCAAGCATATATAATGGAAATGGTTAAAGATTTGCCTTTTGGGCAGATTGCTAAATTAGAAATATAA
- the hisIE gene encoding bifunctional phosphoribosyl-AMP cyclohydrolase/phosphoribosyl-ATP diphosphatase HisIE produces the protein MNIDTSSLDWDKTAGLLPVIIQDYKTLEVLMLGYMNAEALEKTQSEGKVTFFSRSKNRLWTKGETSNNFLYVKELYIDCDNDTILIKANAVGPTCHTGSRSCFKTEYNQNFIFKLENIITDRYENPVEDSYINKMRSKGLNKIAQKVGEESVETVIAALAETEEELIGEASDLVFHLLFLLKEKGLSIQDIAKNLESRHK, from the coding sequence ATGAATATCGATACATCGTCTCTTGATTGGGATAAAACAGCTGGCTTGCTTCCTGTAATTATCCAGGATTACAAAACTTTAGAGGTTTTAATGCTGGGTTATATGAATGCTGAAGCATTAGAAAAAACACAATCGGAAGGGAAAGTTACCTTCTTTTCCCGCTCAAAAAACCGCCTGTGGACTAAAGGAGAAACCAGCAACAATTTTCTTTATGTAAAGGAACTTTATATTGATTGTGATAACGATACTATCTTAATTAAGGCTAATGCAGTTGGTCCGACTTGTCACACAGGCAGCCGAAGTTGTTTTAAAACTGAGTACAATCAAAACTTTATTTTTAAATTAGAAAACATTATTACCGATCGATATGAAAACCCTGTCGAGGATTCTTACATCAACAAAATGCGTAGCAAAGGTTTGAATAAAATCGCTCAAAAAGTTGGGGAAGAAAGCGTAGAAACTGTGATCGCCGCACTAGCAGAAACAGAAGAGGAATTAATTGGAGAAGCTTCAGATTTGGTTTTTCACCTATTATTTCTATTAAAAGAAAAAGGATTATCAATACAAGATATTGCGAAAAATTTAGAAAGCAGACATAAATAA